A window of Nicotiana tabacum cultivar K326 chromosome 24, ASM71507v2, whole genome shotgun sequence contains these coding sequences:
- the LOC107818519 gene encoding putative F-box protein At1g49610, producing the protein MLPDCLIHTVLSHFGYKEAARLTILSKTWLQAWLTHPNLEFRVYGFKHIKKVDEILERYRDKKIPIEKFNLSIFGSGEVLPLIDKWLKIAFQNGVNHLEFGYVDFGRVLYPLPHVFTILSAKSLRKLVLKDCDLMQLSLSSGPVSNYCDSLRELSLLGVRLDDNMLQTLVTTCPMIVSFTIKHCIGLKKIKLRNLQKIKMVSIHIDKKQPVEIQAPTLEHLVFCGLAEKTLMLDIGACQNLKSLKLSSVRISDGFLAHLTSRCQFLESLMLDNIVSIGLRKV; encoded by the coding sequence ATGTTGCCTGATTGTCTTATTCACACTGTACTCTCCCACTTTGGCTATAAAGAAGCAGCCCGATTGACCATTCTCTCAAAAACATGGTTACAAGCTTGGTTAACACATCCCAATTTGGAATTCAGAGTTTATGGTTTCAAACACATAAAAAAAGTGGATGAAATCTTGGAAAGATATAGGGACAAAAAGATCCCTATAGAGAAGTTTAATTTATCTATTTTCGGTTCCGGTGAAGTTCTTCCCCTGATTGATAAGTGGCTTAAAATCGCTTTTCAGAATGGTGTAAACCATCTCGAGTTTGGATATGTTGACTTTGGTCGTGTATTATACCCGTTGCCTCATGTTTTCACTATCTTGAGCGCAAAATCTTTAAGAAAATTGGTTTTGAAGGATTGTGATCTCATGCAGCTTTCGTTATCTAGTGGCCCTGTGTCTAATTACTGCGATTCGTTGAGAGAGCTTTCTCTATTAGGTGTCCGTTTAGACGACAACATGCTTCAGACTCTGGTCACTACTTGTCCCATGATTGTTAGTTTCACTATTAAGCATTGTATTGGGTTGAAAAAGATTAAGTTGCGGAATCTTCAAAAGATCAAGATGGTTTCCATTCATATAGATAAAAAACAGCCTGTCGAAATTCAAGCACCAACTCTTGAACACTTAGTTTTTTGTGGTCTTGCGGAAAAGACCCTTATGTTGGATATTGGTGCATGTCAGAATCTGAAATCTTTAAAGCTATCGTCTGTGAGGATATCTGATGGATTTCTCGCGCACCTTACTTCTAGATGTCAATTCCTTGAGAGTTTGATGTTAGATAACATCGTTAGTATAGGGTTAAGAAAAGTTTAA